In Endozoicomonas sp. GU-1, one DNA window encodes the following:
- a CDS encoding DUF2788 domain-containing protein translates to MDIAEFESIMLQVLISGLVLFMAFIVYDLAKKSNAGKWGTFVLFGALGLGVLGFLIKTFLVEVIV, encoded by the coding sequence ATGGATATTGCTGAGTTCGAATCCATCATGTTACAGGTCTTAATCAGCGGGCTGGTTTTATTTATGGCTTTTATCGTTTATGACCTGGCCAAAAAATCCAATGCGGGAAAATGGGGTACATTTGTACTCTTTGGAGCTCTCGGCCTGGGTGTCCTGGGTTTTCTGATCAAAACATTTCTTGTTGAGGTGATTGTTTAG
- a CDS encoding DASS family sodium-coupled anion symporter, giving the protein MSTPPASCDHPQQRATDVKSVISYLAPLLLGGSLWVLPAPEGLDLQGWHMLIIFISTLLGVMVTPMPMSAITLMGVTALGLTKTLTLKQALAGYGDPVTWLVVLAFFISHGFIKTGLGLRIAYCFMRIMGKKTLTLGYGLTLTDMLLAPAMPSTTARAGAVVYPIMQSIATVYDSKPGATANRIGAFLLMIVFHANAITSTMFLTAMAGNPLVVKLAGNQGIELSWATWALGALLPGMVCLILMPICLYRITPPELKETPMAVKVAQDELHRLGSLTRDEWIMAGTFLALLVLWIFGQQLGFSATLVAMVGVCILLSSGVLNWDDLRGNKGAWDTMIWFGAFITMAHYLSAYGVVNYVSDQVGVLFDGLPAWLAMITVCGLYYFFHYFFAASTAQISAMYAGFLLIMLGAGVPPLGGALMLAYMSNICAVITHYGNGPAPILYGAGYVSLFNWWKVGLIMSSLYLLVWLGLGSVWLSWLGYL; this is encoded by the coding sequence GTGAGTACACCACCAGCAAGCTGTGATCACCCTCAGCAACGGGCAACTGATGTGAAATCAGTTATCAGTTATTTAGCTCCATTGCTATTGGGGGGGAGTCTGTGGGTGCTCCCTGCACCGGAAGGTCTGGATCTTCAGGGGTGGCACATGCTGATTATTTTTATCAGCACCCTGTTGGGGGTGATGGTCACTCCCATGCCCATGTCGGCAATCACCTTGATGGGGGTGACAGCCCTGGGGCTGACCAAAACCCTGACCCTCAAGCAGGCACTGGCGGGTTATGGTGATCCTGTAACCTGGCTGGTGGTGCTGGCGTTTTTCATCTCTCACGGGTTTATAAAAACCGGACTTGGGCTCAGAATTGCCTACTGCTTCATGCGTATCATGGGGAAGAAAACCCTGACCCTGGGTTATGGACTGACCCTGACGGATATGCTGCTTGCCCCGGCAATGCCCAGTACCACGGCTCGCGCAGGTGCCGTGGTATACCCCATTATGCAATCCATCGCCACTGTTTATGACAGTAAGCCGGGAGCCACTGCCAACAGGATAGGGGCCTTTCTGTTGATGATCGTCTTCCACGCCAATGCCATCACAAGCACCATGTTTCTGACTGCCATGGCGGGTAATCCGCTGGTGGTCAAGCTTGCTGGCAATCAGGGTATTGAGTTGAGCTGGGCGACGTGGGCTTTGGGGGCATTGTTACCCGGTATGGTCTGTCTTATCTTGATGCCAATTTGTCTGTATCGCATTACCCCGCCGGAATTGAAAGAAACCCCCATGGCCGTCAAGGTGGCACAGGATGAACTTCATCGCCTGGGCTCCCTGACCAGGGATGAATGGATTATGGCCGGTACATTCCTGGCGCTTCTGGTGCTGTGGATATTTGGTCAGCAGCTGGGCTTTTCAGCGACGCTGGTGGCTATGGTGGGTGTGTGCATTCTGCTGTCAAGCGGTGTTCTGAACTGGGATGATCTCCGTGGTAATAAGGGAGCCTGGGACACCATGATCTGGTTCGGGGCATTTATTACCATGGCTCATTACCTCAGTGCCTATGGCGTAGTGAACTATGTCAGTGATCAGGTTGGCGTTCTGTTCGACGGTTTGCCCGCCTGGCTGGCAATGATTACCGTCTGTGGACTTTACTACTTTTTCCATTACTTCTTTGCCGCATCCACAGCACAGATCAGTGCCATGTATGCCGGTTTTCTACTGATCATGCTCGGAGCTGGCGTTCCCCCTCTGGGAGGTGCCCTGATGCTTGCCTATATGAGTAATATTTGTGCTGTTATTACCCACTATGGGAATGGACCGGCACCAATCCTTTATGGTGCTGGTTATGTCTCTCTTTTCAACTGGTGGAAAGTCGGGTTGATCATGAGCTCGCTCTATTTGCTGGTATGGCTGGGGCTGGGTAGTGTCTGGTTGTCTTGGTTAGGCTATTTATAG
- a CDS encoding VanZ family protein gives MENLRKAPSLEDVILQHYLPVSRAALAITLTAITILSLLPIDNFKSVDLTFWRLPVAADKIAHCLAFLVISGLLDGFCYQDRFNLKKVAIAAIYGIWIEGLQSLTDYRYPSFWDIVANCLGIFMYWLLIPAFKRTPVLRVRWAFKETCPGDNNG, from the coding sequence GTGGAAAACCTCAGGAAAGCCCCGTCACTGGAAGACGTAATTCTTCAGCACTATTTACCGGTCAGCAGAGCGGCACTAGCCATTACCCTGACCGCCATCACTATTTTGTCTCTATTGCCTATAGATAACTTCAAAAGTGTTGACCTGACATTCTGGAGGCTGCCGGTGGCTGCTGACAAAATAGCCCACTGCCTTGCTTTTCTGGTTATTTCCGGCCTGCTTGATGGCTTTTGTTACCAGGACCGTTTCAACCTGAAAAAAGTGGCTATCGCAGCTATATACGGTATCTGGATTGAAGGCCTGCAATCCCTTACTGACTATCGCTACCCATCATTCTGGGATATCGTCGCCAACTGCTTGGGCATCTTTATGTACTGGTTATTGATTCCTGCGTTTAAAAGAACGCCTGTTTTAAGGGTTCGCTGGGCGTTTAAGGAAACATGCCCAGGAGATAACAACGGATAA
- a CDS encoding DUF416 family protein, whose protein sequence is MNTRTLYAQYSRQIELLAPWQLATLATAVTERAWPNFALFSELAEFGHAADVRHCLNMLWDYTAGLQSAKNFERLLERLDENTPAPEDFDMFGVEPALDFSAGLNCAINCAMKASIDETASALTVSLSTIGKFIKYTEAQELRGTELAQYTEEHELFEVQRRFISELISMVCQQKQPSKEFTKELRLLSANDGVSQLGISLD, encoded by the coding sequence TTGAACACCCGCACACTATACGCTCAATATTCCCGCCAAATTGAATTACTCGCTCCCTGGCAACTGGCCACACTGGCTACGGCTGTCACTGAGAGAGCCTGGCCCAACTTTGCACTGTTTTCAGAGCTGGCAGAATTTGGCCATGCTGCCGATGTGAGGCACTGTCTGAACATGCTCTGGGACTATACTGCCGGACTTCAATCGGCAAAAAACTTCGAACGTCTGCTTGAACGACTGGATGAAAATACGCCAGCCCCTGAAGATTTTGATATGTTTGGTGTTGAACCGGCACTGGACTTTTCGGCAGGTCTTAACTGTGCCATCAACTGTGCCATGAAAGCATCCATTGATGAAACGGCCAGTGCATTAACCGTGTCACTCAGCACCATTGGTAAATTCATAAAATACACTGAAGCTCAAGAGCTCAGAGGAACCGAGCTGGCGCAGTACACTGAAGAGCATGAATTGTTTGAGGTTCAACGTCGGTTTATCAGTGAGTTGATCAGCATGGTCTGTCAGCAAAAGCAACCATCAAAAGAGTTTACCAAAGAGCTTCGGCTACTTTCTGCCAACGATGGTGTCAGTCAACTGGGGATCAGTCTTGATTAA
- a CDS encoding pseudouridine synthase, giving the protein MQASVIRPSKKSRLLLFNKPYGVLTQFTDQEGRQTLKDFINIPGIYPAGRLDRDSEGLLLLTDNGQLQNLIASPEHKMPKTYWVQVEGIPDAQSLDHLRTGIVLNDGPTLPARAEIIDAPDVWDRVPPIRERKSIPDCWIQLTIKEGRNRQVRRMTAAIGHPTLRLIRCQIGSWKIDDLQPGHWRELEMPASLKDKLNTNRSKRVKWKTSGKPRHWKT; this is encoded by the coding sequence ATGCAGGCCTCTGTTATACGCCCTTCCAAAAAAAGCCGATTATTGCTTTTTAATAAACCTTACGGTGTCCTGACCCAGTTTACGGACCAGGAAGGACGGCAAACCCTGAAGGATTTCATTAACATTCCCGGCATCTATCCAGCGGGCAGGCTGGATAGAGACAGCGAAGGGTTGTTACTGCTGACGGATAATGGCCAGTTGCAAAACCTGATTGCCTCACCTGAGCACAAAATGCCGAAAACATACTGGGTTCAGGTGGAAGGAATCCCGGACGCTCAATCCTTAGACCATCTTCGCACCGGAATAGTTCTGAACGATGGCCCTACTCTCCCGGCCCGGGCAGAAATCATTGACGCTCCTGATGTCTGGGACAGAGTGCCACCCATACGGGAAAGAAAGTCGATTCCGGATTGCTGGATTCAATTGACTATAAAGGAGGGAAGAAACCGTCAGGTAAGAAGAATGACCGCGGCTATCGGCCATCCAACACTCAGGCTGATTCGCTGCCAGATAGGATCATGGAAAATTGACGACCTGCAGCCGGGTCATTGGCGTGAGCTGGAAATGCCTGCTTCACTGAAAGACAAACTCAATACAAACAGATCCAAACGTGTAAAGTGGAAAACCTCAGGAAAGCCCCGTCACTGGAAGACGTAA
- a CDS encoding amino acid ABC transporter ATP-binding protein, with the protein MPSETEGSLSSAVIIRATGVEKIYPNGVHALKNIHQNIQEGEVVVVIGPSGSGKSTFLRTLNQLETINAGDIVIDGISLTTPGDVNKLREEVGMVFQSFNLFPHLSVLDNICLAPMKVRGISRTEAEERAKALLRKVGLSDKAASFPPQLSGGQQQRVAIARALAMQPRIMLFDEPTSALDPEMVGEVLDVMKQLAGEGMTMVVVTHEMGFAREVADRVLFMDGGELLVDSEPEAFFQAPENERLRVFLSQVI; encoded by the coding sequence ATGCCGTCAGAGACTGAAGGTTCTTTGTCCTCAGCGGTCATTATCCGGGCTACCGGGGTTGAGAAGATCTATCCCAACGGGGTACATGCCCTGAAGAATATTCATCAGAATATTCAAGAGGGTGAGGTCGTTGTGGTCATTGGCCCAAGCGGCTCCGGTAAGTCGACATTTCTGCGAACCCTGAATCAGCTGGAAACCATTAATGCGGGTGACATTGTTATTGATGGCATATCCCTGACCACGCCCGGGGATGTGAATAAGCTCCGGGAAGAAGTGGGAATGGTTTTCCAGTCGTTTAATCTGTTCCCCCACCTGTCGGTATTGGACAATATCTGTCTGGCACCCATGAAGGTTCGTGGCATCAGCCGCACTGAAGCAGAGGAACGGGCAAAAGCCCTTCTGCGGAAAGTAGGGCTGTCGGATAAGGCCGCCAGTTTTCCTCCGCAACTGTCGGGTGGACAGCAACAGCGGGTTGCCATCGCCAGGGCACTGGCCATGCAGCCACGGATTATGCTGTTTGATGAACCCACCAGTGCCCTTGACCCGGAAATGGTTGGCGAAGTGCTGGATGTCATGAAACAGCTGGCAGGAGAGGGGATGACCATGGTGGTGGTTACCCATGAAATGGGGTTTGCCCGGGAGGTGGCTGACCGGGTCCTGTTTATGGACGGCGGTGAGTTACTGGTGGATAGTGAGCCGGAGGCTTTTTTTCAGGCACCGGAAAATGAACGTTTGCGGGTTTTTTTAAGTCAGGTAATTTGA